A region of Pseudomonas cavernicola DNA encodes the following proteins:
- the prmA gene encoding 50S ribosomal protein L11 methyltransferase, with protein sequence MPWLQVRLAISPEQAETYEDALLGVGAVSVTFMDAEDQPIYEPDLGTTPLWSHTHLLALFEADTDEANLLAHLELLTGTPLPPHQFERIEDQDWERSWMDNFQPMRFGQRLWIVPSWHAAPEPDAVNLLLDPGLAFGTGTHPTTALCLEWLDGQSLQGCTVLDFGCGSGILAIAALLLGAKQAVGTDIDPQALEASRDNAGRNGIDPALFPLYLPADLPQQPAEVVVANILAGPLVQLAPQITSLVQTNGRLALSGILAEQAEEVRAAYSDAFELDPTAEKDGWVRITGRRR encoded by the coding sequence ATGCCCTGGTTACAAGTCCGTCTCGCCATCAGCCCGGAACAGGCGGAAACCTACGAAGACGCCCTGCTCGGCGTCGGCGCCGTGTCGGTAACCTTCATGGACGCCGAAGACCAGCCGATCTACGAACCGGACCTCGGCACTACGCCACTCTGGTCGCACACGCACCTGCTCGCCCTGTTCGAAGCCGACACCGATGAAGCCAACCTGCTCGCGCATCTCGAACTGCTGACCGGCACGCCGTTGCCGCCGCACCAGTTCGAACGCATCGAAGACCAGGACTGGGAACGCAGCTGGATGGACAACTTCCAGCCCATGCGTTTTGGCCAGCGCCTGTGGATCGTGCCCAGCTGGCATGCCGCGCCGGAACCGGACGCCGTCAACCTGCTGCTCGATCCAGGCCTGGCCTTTGGCACCGGCACCCACCCGACCACCGCACTCTGCCTGGAGTGGCTGGACGGCCAAAGCCTGCAAGGGTGCACTGTGCTGGATTTTGGTTGCGGCTCCGGCATCCTCGCCATCGCCGCACTGCTCTTGGGCGCCAAACAGGCGGTCGGCACCGATATCGACCCGCAAGCACTGGAAGCTTCACGCGACAACGCCGGGCGCAATGGCATCGATCCGGCATTGTTTCCGCTCTACCTGCCGGCCGATCTGCCACAACAACCTGCCGAAGTGGTGGTCGCCAACATTCTTGCCGGCCCGCTGGTGCAATTAGCCCCGCAAATCACCTCGCTGGTTCAGACCAATGGGCGCCTGGCACTATCGGGCATCCTCGCCGAACAGGCGGAAGAAGTGCGCGCGGCCTACAGCGATGCCTTCGAGCTGGATCCCACGGCAGAAAAAGACGGCTGGGTACGTATCACCGGCCGCCGCCGCTGA
- the purD gene encoding phosphoribosylamine--glycine ligase, whose amino-acid sequence MNVLIIGSGGREHALAWKVAQDPRVEKVFVAPGNAGTATEAKCENVAIDVLALEQLADFAEQNVGLTIVGPEAPLVAGVVDLFRSRNLKCFGPTAGAAQLEGSKAFTKDFLARHNIPTADYQNFTEVEPALAYLREKGAPIVIKADGLAAGKGVIVAMTLGEAEDAVRDMLAGNAFGDAGSRVVIEEFLDGEEASFIVMVDGHNVLPMATSQDHKRVGDGDSGPNTGGMGAYSPAPVVTAEVHQRAMDEVIWPTVRGMASEGNVYTGFLYAGLMIDKAGKPKVIEFNCRFGDPETQPIMLRLQSSLLLLVEGALAEALDKIEAQWDPRPSLGVVLAAGGYPGDYAKGAAIRGLDAAVSDQGKVFHAGTALKDGQVVTSGGRVLCATALGETVSEAQHNAYALAAKIDWDGCFYRHDIGYRAIARERGED is encoded by the coding sequence ATGAATGTTTTGATCATCGGCAGCGGTGGCCGCGAACACGCACTGGCCTGGAAAGTTGCGCAAGACCCGCGCGTTGAGAAAGTCTTCGTCGCCCCGGGCAACGCCGGAACCGCCACCGAAGCCAAGTGCGAGAACGTCGCCATCGACGTACTCGCGCTGGAGCAGCTGGCCGACTTCGCCGAGCAGAACGTCGGTCTGACCATCGTTGGCCCCGAAGCACCACTGGTAGCGGGCGTGGTCGATCTGTTCCGCAGCCGCAACCTCAAGTGCTTCGGCCCAACGGCTGGCGCCGCACAGCTGGAAGGCTCCAAGGCTTTCACCAAAGACTTCCTCGCACGGCACAATATCCCCACCGCCGACTACCAGAACTTCACCGAAGTCGAGCCGGCGCTGGCTTACCTGCGCGAGAAAGGCGCACCGATCGTGATCAAGGCTGACGGCCTGGCCGCCGGCAAAGGCGTGATCGTCGCCATGACCCTGGGCGAGGCCGAAGATGCCGTGCGCGACATGCTCGCCGGCAATGCCTTCGGTGACGCTGGTTCGCGCGTAGTGATCGAAGAGTTCCTCGACGGCGAAGAAGCCAGCTTTATCGTCATGGTCGATGGCCACAACGTGCTGCCGATGGCCACCAGCCAGGATCACAAACGCGTTGGCGACGGCGATAGCGGCCCGAACACCGGCGGCATGGGCGCCTATTCGCCGGCACCGGTGGTTACCGCCGAGGTACACCAACGGGCCATGGACGAAGTGATCTGGCCGACCGTGCGTGGCATGGCCAGCGAGGGCAATGTTTACACCGGCTTCCTGTATGCCGGGCTGATGATCGACAAGGCCGGCAAACCGAAAGTCATCGAGTTCAACTGCCGTTTTGGCGATCCGGAAACCCAGCCGATCATGCTGCGGCTGCAATCGAGCCTGCTGCTGCTGGTCGAAGGCGCCTTGGCCGAAGCCCTCGATAAAATCGAAGCACAGTGGGACCCGCGCCCCAGCCTGGGGGTGGTGCTGGCTGCCGGTGGGTATCCCGGCGACTACGCCAAAGGCGCGGCGATCAGGGGGCTGGACGCTGCCGTCAGCGACCAGGGCAAAGTGTTCCACGCCGGCACAGCGCTCAAGGACGGCCAGGTAGTCACCTCAGGCGGCCGCGTACTCTGCGCCACTGCCCTTGGCGAGACCGTCTCAGAGGCCCAGCACAACGCCTATGCGCTGGCGGCGAAGATCGACTGGGATGGCTGTTTCTACCGTCACGACATCGGTTATCGGGCCATCGCCCGCGAACGCGGCGAGGATTAA
- the fis gene encoding DNA-binding transcriptional regulator Fis: MTMMTETLVSGIAPVTDNVNLKQHLSTPSEEGQTLRGNVEKALHNYFAHLDGQDVSDVYNLVLSEVEAPLLETVMNYVKGNQTKASELLGLNRGTLRKKLKQYDLL; this comes from the coding sequence ATGACGATGATGACTGAGACACTAGTGAGTGGAATTGCACCCGTGACCGATAACGTCAATTTGAAACAGCACCTGAGCACGCCGAGCGAAGAGGGCCAGACCCTGCGCGGCAATGTGGAAAAGGCGCTGCACAACTACTTTGCCCATCTGGATGGGCAGGATGTCTCTGACGTCTACAACCTGGTGCTCTCCGAAGTCGAGGCACCGCTGCTGGAGACCGTGATGAACTACGTCAAGGGCAACCAGACCAAGGCCTCCGAACTGCTCGGGCTGAACCGCGGCACGCTGCGCAAGAAGCTCAAGCAATACGATCTGCTGTAA
- a CDS encoding MarC family protein, producing MSELFSLYLKMLVLYSPFFVLSCFISLTRGYTVKERKKLAWKVAGGVVIASVLLYLFGQNIFTVFGITIDAFRIGAGSVLFISALGMAQGSPAVQSENVQQDVTIVPLTIPLTVGPGTIGAMLVMGAGQPHWDDKLVAVLGIVLASLTVGVVLYLSDRFERLLGEQGLQIVSRLMGLFVCALAAQIIFTGVKNYLVR from the coding sequence CTGTCCGAGCTATTCAGCCTGTACTTGAAGATGCTGGTGCTCTACAGCCCCTTCTTCGTACTCTCCTGCTTTATCAGCCTGACCCGCGGCTACACGGTGAAGGAACGCAAGAAGCTGGCCTGGAAAGTCGCCGGCGGCGTGGTGATCGCCAGCGTGCTGCTGTACCTGTTCGGCCAGAATATCTTCACCGTATTCGGCATCACCATCGATGCGTTCCGCATTGGCGCCGGCAGCGTGCTATTCATTTCCGCGCTGGGCATGGCTCAGGGCAGCCCTGCGGTGCAAAGCGAAAACGTGCAGCAGGACGTCACCATAGTGCCACTGACCATCCCGCTGACAGTGGGCCCCGGCACCATCGGTGCGATGCTGGTGATGGGTGCCGGCCAACCGCATTGGGACGATAAGCTGGTGGCGGTGCTGGGCATCGTGCTGGCCAGCCTGACGGTCGGTGTCGTGCTCTACCTCTCCGACCGCTTTGAGCGCCTGCTCGGCGAGCAAGGGCTGCAGATTGTCAGCCGGCTGATGGGCTTGTTCGTCTGCGCACTGGCGGCGCAAATCATCTTCACCGGGGTGAAGAACTATCTGGTGCGATAG
- the purH gene encoding bifunctional phosphoribosylaminoimidazolecarboxamide formyltransferase/IMP cyclohydrolase, whose protein sequence is MTDQTTRLPIRRALISVSDKTGILEFARELSALGVEILSTGGTFKLLKDNGVAAVEVADYTGFAEMMDGRVKTLHPKIHGGILGRRGIDDAIMAEHGIKPIDLVAVNLYPFEATVAKPGCDLPTAIENIDIGGPTMVRSAAKNHKDVAIVVNASDYSAVLESLKAGGLTYAQRFDLMLKAFEHTSSYDGMIANYFGTVNQAAETLSTEDRGAFPRTFNSQFIKAQEMRYGENPHQSAAFYVEAKPVEASIATAIQLQGKELSFNNVADTDAALECVKSFVKPACVIVKHANPCGVAVALDSEGGIRQAYELAYATDTESAFGGIIAFNRELDAETAKAIVERQFVEVIIAPKVSAAARAVVAAKANVRLLECGEWAAERTSAWDYKRVNGGLLVQSRDIGMISADDLKVVTQRAPSEQEIHDLIFAWKVAKYVKSNAIVYAKNRQTIGVGAGQMSRVNSARIAAIKAEHAGLQVQGAVMASDAFFPFRDGIDNAAKVGITAVIQPGGSMRDNEVIAAADEAGIAMVFTGMRHFRH, encoded by the coding sequence ATGACCGACCAAACCACCCGTCTGCCTATCCGCCGCGCCCTGATCAGCGTTTCCGACAAGACCGGAATCCTTGAGTTCGCCCGTGAGCTGTCAGCCCTTGGGGTTGAAATCCTCTCCACCGGCGGCACCTTCAAGCTGCTCAAGGACAATGGCGTGGCCGCCGTGGAAGTCGCCGACTACACCGGTTTCGCGGAAATGATGGATGGCCGGGTGAAGACCCTGCACCCGAAAATTCACGGAGGCATCCTGGGTCGCCGTGGCATCGACGACGCCATCATGGCCGAGCACGGGATCAAGCCGATAGACCTGGTCGCAGTCAACCTCTACCCCTTCGAAGCGACCGTTGCCAAACCGGGTTGCGACCTGCCGACCGCCATCGAAAACATCGACATCGGCGGCCCGACCATGGTCCGCTCGGCGGCCAAGAACCACAAAGACGTGGCCATCGTGGTCAACGCCAGCGATTACAGCGCCGTGCTGGAAAGCCTGAAAGCCGGCGGCCTGACTTACGCCCAGCGTTTCGACCTGATGCTCAAGGCCTTCGAGCACACCAGCTCCTACGACGGCATGATCGCCAACTACTTCGGCACCGTGAACCAGGCCGCCGAGACGCTCAGCACCGAAGACCGTGGCGCTTTCCCGCGGACCTTCAACAGCCAGTTCATCAAGGCCCAGGAGATGCGCTACGGCGAGAACCCGCACCAGAGCGCGGCGTTCTACGTGGAAGCCAAGCCGGTGGAAGCCAGCATCGCCACCGCGATCCAGTTGCAAGGCAAGGAGCTGTCGTTCAACAACGTAGCCGACACCGACGCCGCCCTGGAATGCGTGAAGAGCTTCGTCAAGCCGGCCTGCGTGATCGTCAAGCACGCCAACCCATGCGGCGTGGCTGTGGCCCTCGACAGCGAAGGCGGCATCCGCCAGGCCTACGAACTGGCCTACGCCACCGACACCGAATCGGCGTTCGGCGGCATCATCGCCTTCAACCGCGAACTCGATGCAGAAACCGCCAAAGCCATCGTCGAGCGTCAGTTCGTCGAAGTCATCATCGCGCCGAAAGTCAGCGCTGCCGCCCGCGCAGTGGTCGCCGCCAAAGCCAACGTGCGTCTGCTCGAATGCGGAGAATGGGCCGCCGAACGTACTTCCGCCTGGGACTACAAACGGGTCAACGGTGGCCTACTGGTACAGAGCCGCGATATCGGTATGATCAGCGCAGATGATCTGAAGGTGGTGACCCAGCGCGCGCCAAGCGAACAGGAAATCCACGACCTGATCTTCGCCTGGAAAGTCGCCAAATATGTCAAATCCAACGCCATCGTCTACGCCAAGAACCGCCAGACCATTGGTGTCGGCGCCGGGCAGATGAGCCGGGTCAACTCCGCCCGCATCGCCGCGATCAAGGCCGAACATGCCGGCTTGCAGGTGCAGGGGGCGGTGATGGCGTCGGACGCCTTCTTCCCGTTCCGCGACGGCATCGACAATGCCGCCAAGGTTGGCATCACCGCGGTGATCCAGCCAGGTGGCTCGATGCGCGATAACGAAGTGATCGCTGCCGCCGACGAAGCCGGTATTGCCATGGTATTCACCGGCATGCGCCACTTCCGTCATTGA
- a CDS encoding hybrid sensor histidine kinase/response regulator has protein sequence MRGLRIAIGLIVSLLLTALNLSPAQATEQGQWFALIDSEASLQLDEVRSPRYLPQFGPVDLKQLYTPGGNTALWLHYRLPASDREHLLRVFAPYVDFLDLYALQGDELLANTRTGSRLPFASRPLPSRDFLLPLPAAKEPLDIYLRLASTHALRPSISLESAAAMAADDTRPLLYGLLLGAFGMLLLYNLVRFAYARIRSSLWLAATQVCFLGTSLSVLGISTPWLADWQTAQPQIANLSMLLAMLCGLSFTGSFFHKVCPSTSLRRVLIGESVLIGLTCIVLLIASNLQFNQLVYVIAAVSSLSILVVAAFHWQHGYQPARLFTLALLVFNLAFIGALPALFGYWAVQSEWLAFGLLSVAALSGFMLSIALSERQRRIIQDDFSISRELAASSAELKAKAEFLAKISHEIRTPMNGVLGMTELLLGTPLSAKQRDYVQTIHSAGNELLTLINEILDISKLESGQIELDDVQFDLNALIDDCLDIFRAKAEQQKVELISFMQPQVPRVISGDPTRLRQTLLSLLDNAFKQTDEGEILLVVALDTSADAPRLRIAVQDSGRPLESSERDALLNTELHSKDFLAATKLGGRLGLIIARQLVRLMNGAFGIQSGSNQGNTLWLTLPLDAERLEHPTADLDGTLQGARLLVVDDNDTCRKVLVQQCSAWGLTVSAVPSGKEALALLRTKAHIREYFDAVLLDQDMPGMSGMQLAAKIKEDPSLNHDILLVMLTGISNAPSKIIARNAGIKRILAKPVAGYTLKTTLADELAQRKHGGAIHWAPTLASAPLNVPSDFRILVAEDNSISTKVIRGMLGKLNLQPDTASNGEEALIAMKAQQYDLVLMDCEMPVLDGFSATQQLRAWEAAEKRSRTPVVALTAHILAEHKERARLVGMDGHMAKPVELSQLRELIEHWVSERELRRQREANNARSSEPSANGVG, from the coding sequence GTGCGCGGGCTTAGGATCGCCATAGGACTCATTGTCAGCCTGCTGTTGACTGCGCTCAATCTATCCCCGGCGCAGGCAACCGAGCAAGGGCAATGGTTCGCCCTGATCGATAGCGAAGCCTCATTGCAACTGGATGAAGTCCGCTCCCCGCGCTATCTCCCGCAGTTCGGCCCGGTCGATCTCAAGCAGCTCTACACCCCCGGTGGGAACACTGCGCTGTGGCTGCACTACCGTCTGCCTGCCAGTGACCGGGAACACCTGCTGCGGGTCTTCGCCCCGTATGTGGACTTCCTCGATCTGTATGCGCTGCAAGGCGATGAACTACTCGCCAACACCCGCACCGGCAGCCGCCTACCCTTTGCCAGCCGCCCGCTGCCCAGCCGCGATTTCCTGCTGCCGCTACCGGCGGCCAAGGAGCCGCTGGATATCTACCTGCGCCTGGCCTCAACCCATGCTCTGCGCCCAAGCATCAGCCTCGAGTCGGCCGCGGCGATGGCCGCCGACGACACTCGCCCATTGCTCTATGGCCTGCTGCTCGGCGCTTTTGGCATGTTGCTGCTCTACAACCTCGTGCGCTTTGCCTACGCCCGCATACGCAGCAGCCTGTGGCTAGCAGCCACCCAAGTCTGCTTTCTGGGAACCAGCCTGAGCGTGCTGGGGATCAGCACTCCGTGGTTGGCTGACTGGCAGACCGCTCAGCCACAGATTGCCAATCTGTCGATGCTACTGGCGATGCTCTGTGGCTTGTCCTTCACCGGCAGCTTTTTCCACAAGGTCTGCCCAAGCACTTCGTTACGGCGCGTACTGATCGGCGAAAGCGTGCTGATCGGCCTGACCTGCATCGTGCTGTTGATCGCCAGCAACCTGCAGTTCAACCAACTGGTGTACGTGATTGCCGCTGTGAGCAGCCTGAGCATCTTGGTCGTTGCCGCCTTTCACTGGCAGCACGGCTATCAGCCAGCACGACTATTCACCCTGGCCCTGCTGGTGTTTAACCTAGCCTTCATCGGAGCCCTGCCGGCGCTGTTCGGCTACTGGGCGGTGCAGTCCGAATGGCTGGCTTTCGGTCTGCTGAGCGTGGCCGCCCTCAGCGGTTTCATGCTTAGCATCGCACTCAGCGAGCGCCAGCGACGAATCATTCAGGACGACTTCAGCATCAGCCGGGAGCTCGCCGCCAGCTCCGCCGAACTGAAGGCAAAAGCCGAATTCCTCGCCAAGATCAGCCACGAAATCCGCACACCAATGAACGGTGTGCTGGGCATGACCGAATTGCTGCTTGGGACTCCGCTCTCGGCCAAGCAACGCGACTATGTGCAGACCATTCACAGCGCAGGTAACGAGCTGCTGACGCTGATCAACGAGATCCTCGACATTTCCAAGCTGGAGTCCGGACAGATCGAGCTGGATGACGTGCAGTTCGACCTGAATGCGCTGATCGATGATTGCCTGGACATCTTCCGCGCCAAAGCCGAACAGCAGAAAGTCGAGCTGATCAGCTTTATGCAGCCGCAAGTGCCACGGGTGATCAGCGGTGACCCGACACGCCTGCGCCAGACCTTGCTCAGCCTGCTGGACAACGCCTTCAAGCAAACCGACGAAGGCGAGATTCTATTGGTGGTCGCATTGGACACCAGCGCCGATGCCCCACGCCTCCGGATTGCCGTACAGGACAGCGGCCGCCCGCTGGAGAGCAGCGAGCGCGACGCCTTGCTCAACACCGAACTGCACAGCAAAGACTTCCTCGCCGCCACCAAGCTCGGCGGCCGTCTCGGCCTGATCATCGCCCGCCAACTGGTGCGCCTGATGAACGGCGCATTCGGCATCCAGAGCGGTAGCAACCAGGGCAACACCCTGTGGCTCACCCTGCCACTGGATGCCGAACGCTTGGAACACCCCACCGCCGACCTCGACGGCACACTGCAAGGCGCTCGTTTGCTGGTGGTCGATGACAATGACACCTGCCGCAAAGTCCTGGTGCAGCAGTGCAGTGCCTGGGGCCTGACGGTCAGTGCGGTGCCTTCCGGCAAAGAGGCCCTGGCCCTGCTACGAACCAAGGCGCACATCCGCGAATACTTCGATGCGGTGCTGCTCGATCAGGACATGCCCGGCATGAGTGGCATGCAGCTGGCGGCGAAGATCAAGGAAGACCCCAGCCTCAACCACGACATCCTGTTGGTCATGCTCACTGGCATCAGCAACGCTCCGAGCAAAATCATCGCCCGCAACGCCGGGATCAAACGCATCCTGGCCAAGCCGGTAGCCGGCTATACGCTAAAAACCACCCTCGCCGACGAGCTGGCGCAGCGCAAACATGGCGGCGCCATACACTGGGCACCAACCCTGGCGAGTGCGCCGCTGAATGTGCCTAGCGACTTCCGCATCCTGGTCGCCGAAGACAACAGCATCTCCACCAAGGTGATCCGCGGCATGCTCGGCAAACTCAACCTGCAACCGGACACCGCCAGCAATGGCGAGGAAGCATTGATCGCGATGAAAGCCCAGCAGTACGACCTGGTGCTGATGGACTGCGAGATGCCGGTACTCGATGGCTTCTCCGCCACCCAGCAACTACGCGCCTGGGAAGCCGCAGAGAAGCGCAGCCGCACCCCGGTGGTGGCGCTCACCGCGCATATCCTCGCCGAACATAAAGAGCGCGCACGCCTGGTCGGCATGGACGGGCATATGGCCAAGCCGGTGGAGCTTTCGCAACTGCGTGAACTGATCGAACACTGGGTCTCTGAACGCGAACTGCGCCGCCAGCGCGAAGCTAACAACGCCCGGTCATCTGAGCCCTCTGCGAATGGCGTCGGTTGA
- the dusB gene encoding tRNA dihydrouridine synthase DusB, protein MSAVRIGPYTLPNQLILAPMAGVTDRPFRQLCRRLGAGLVVSEMVTSDMSLWNTRKSSLRLIHAGDPEPRSVQIAGGDPQMLADAARANVELGAQIIDINMGCPAKKVCNKAAGSALLKDEALVSAILQAVVAAVNVPVTLKIRTGWDRENKNGIVVAKIAEQSGIQALAVHGRTRADLYTGEAEYETIAAIKQAVSIPVFANGDIDSPEKAQHVLAATGADALLIGRAAQGRPWIFREIEHYLRTGVKLPAPTLHEVERILLEHLAELHSFYGDVMGVRIARKHVGWYLATLPGAREFRAQFNRLENTDVQCANVRQYFAERHNDGEGVAA, encoded by the coding sequence ATGTCGGCGGTACGCATCGGTCCATACACATTGCCCAATCAGTTGATACTCGCGCCCATGGCGGGAGTCACTGATCGCCCGTTCCGTCAACTCTGTCGCCGCCTTGGCGCGGGCCTGGTGGTATCGGAGATGGTCACCAGCGATATGAGCCTGTGGAACACCCGCAAATCGAGCCTACGGCTGATTCATGCCGGCGACCCGGAACCCCGTTCGGTGCAGATTGCCGGCGGCGATCCGCAGATGCTGGCGGATGCCGCGCGCGCGAATGTCGAACTGGGTGCGCAAATCATCGACATCAACATGGGCTGCCCGGCCAAGAAGGTCTGCAACAAGGCCGCCGGTTCTGCGCTGTTGAAGGATGAAGCACTGGTCAGCGCGATTCTGCAGGCCGTGGTGGCCGCGGTGAACGTGCCGGTGACCCTGAAAATCCGCACCGGCTGGGATCGCGAGAACAAAAACGGCATTGTTGTAGCGAAGATCGCCGAACAATCGGGCATTCAAGCGCTCGCCGTGCATGGCCGCACGCGTGCGGACCTGTACACCGGCGAGGCCGAGTACGAGACCATCGCCGCGATCAAGCAGGCGGTGTCGATTCCGGTGTTTGCCAATGGCGATATCGACTCACCAGAGAAAGCCCAGCACGTGCTCGCGGCCACCGGCGCCGATGCCCTGCTGATTGGGCGTGCCGCGCAAGGGCGGCCATGGATTTTTCGTGAGATCGAGCATTACCTGCGCACCGGCGTAAAATTGCCGGCGCCAACGCTGCACGAAGTGGAACGCATTCTGCTAGAGCATCTGGCCGAACTACATAGTTTCTATGGCGATGTGATGGGCGTGCGTATCGCCCGCAAACATGTCGGCTGGTATCTAGCCACCCTGCCGGGCGCCAGGGAGTTTCGCGCCCAATTCAATCGTCTGGAGAACACGGACGTGCAATGCGCCAACGTTCGGCAGTATTTCGCCGAACGTCATAACGACGGAGAAGGGGTGGCTGCATGA
- a CDS encoding DUF3426 domain-containing protein produces MTASFVTQCPHCRTSFRVSRAQLGAAHGAVRCGACLHVFNAAQQLLGAQPAVAKAAASPPPTTAQPPRPATPASQPATPPGKAASDTLWIHDDLDLDSLDEELAKLEQQELQLSQEFLALEPNPKSAENLLKAPEKAREQHDESWTEALLKDEPASRPARVSAAPTAPLASTVAPPPVAAPPAEVPPSSLVSDEPALARDNADATNEGDDEELEHDFKLSAERDKPDVSLSATDDHDDQDNSFASVRTLQNPGRSEPGLRDDGLFNLAEEPLQLDWQERRKPWGRWLGWGLLNLIGAVALASQYIAYHFDELARQDQYRPWFEQFCPSLGCSLPSKVEISLIKSSNLVVRSHPEFTGALVVDAILYNRASFAQPFPLLEIRFADINGQLLASRRFKPSEYLAGELAGQAEMPPQTPIHISLDILDPGTKAVNYSLSFHSPE; encoded by the coding sequence ATGACCGCCAGCTTCGTCACCCAATGCCCCCATTGCCGCACCAGCTTCCGCGTGAGCCGCGCACAGCTGGGCGCAGCCCATGGCGCAGTGCGTTGCGGAGCCTGCTTACATGTATTCAATGCCGCGCAACAGCTTCTCGGCGCACAACCGGCCGTCGCTAAAGCAGCCGCTAGCCCGCCGCCGACCACCGCGCAGCCGCCCCGCCCGGCAACCCCTGCCAGCCAACCCGCCACGCCGCCCGGCAAAGCTGCCAGCGACACGCTGTGGATTCATGACGACCTCGACCTCGACAGCCTCGATGAAGAGCTGGCCAAGCTTGAGCAGCAGGAACTGCAACTCTCGCAAGAGTTTCTCGCCCTGGAGCCCAACCCGAAATCGGCCGAGAACCTCCTCAAAGCGCCGGAAAAAGCGCGCGAGCAGCACGACGAAAGTTGGACCGAGGCACTCCTCAAGGACGAGCCCGCGTCACGCCCGGCCAGGGTTAGTGCTGCCCCCACCGCACCTCTTGCATCGACAGTAGCGCCGCCGCCCGTGGCCGCGCCGCCAGCCGAAGTACCACCTTCCAGCCTGGTGAGCGATGAGCCAGCACTGGCCCGCGACAACGCAGACGCCACGAATGAGGGCGATGATGAGGAACTGGAGCACGACTTCAAGCTCAGCGCCGAGCGCGACAAGCCGGATGTCAGCTTGTCCGCCACTGACGACCATGACGATCAGGACAACAGCTTTGCCTCCGTCAGAACCTTGCAAAACCCCGGACGCAGCGAACCTGGGCTGCGTGACGACGGGCTATTCAATCTGGCTGAAGAGCCCCTGCAACTCGACTGGCAAGAACGGCGCAAACCCTGGGGCCGCTGGCTGGGCTGGGGTCTGCTGAACCTGATCGGCGCGGTCGCCCTGGCCAGCCAATATATCGCCTACCATTTCGACGAACTGGCGCGTCAGGATCAGTACCGCCCCTGGTTCGAGCAGTTCTGCCCAAGCCTCGGCTGCAGCCTGCCGTCCAAGGTCGAGATCAGCCTGATCAAGAGCAGCAACCTGGTGGTGCGCAGCCACCCGGAGTTCACTGGCGCCCTGGTGGTAGACGCGATTCTCTACAACCGCGCATCTTTCGCCCAACCCTTCCCCTTGCTGGAAATACGCTTCGCCGATATCAACGGCCAATTACTTGCCAGTCGTCGTTTCAAGCCCAGCGAATATCTGGCGGGTGAGCTTGCCGGTCAGGCCGAAATGCCACCGCAAACGCCGATCCACATTTCCCTCGACATCCTCGACCCAGGCACCAAGGCCGTGAATTACAGCCTGAGTTTCCACTCGCCCGAGTAA